A stretch of the Solanum dulcamara chromosome 6, daSolDulc1.2, whole genome shotgun sequence genome encodes the following:
- the LOC129892600 gene encoding peroxiredoxin Q, chloroplastic translates to MASLSVSVKHTLPPSLLQYSQTPKYPISQNLTIVSRSSQSQFYGLKVLHSPSFSTPSSSRTSIVAKVNKGSVPPPFTLKDQDGKNVSLSKFKGKPVVVYFYPADETPGCTKQACAFRDSYEKFKKAGAAVVGISGDDAESHKAFAKKYKLPFTLLCDERNKVRKEWGIPGDLFGTLPGRQTYVLDKNGVVQLIYNNQFQPEKHIDETLKLLQSL, encoded by the exons ATGGCTTCTCTATCCGTCTCTGTAAAACACACTCTTCCTCCTTCTCTGCTCCAATATTCTCAAACCCCAAAATATCCCATCTCACAGAACCTCACCATCGTCTCCAGATCATCACAATCGCAGTTTTATGGTCTTAAAGTCCTTCATTCACCTTCTTTTTCAACCCCAtcttcttcaagaacttcaattGTTGCTAAG GTGAATAAAGGTTCAGTGCCTCCACCATTCACATTGAAAGATCAAGATGGAAAAAATGTCAGCCTCTCCAAGTTTAAAGGCAAGCCTGTGGTGGTTTATTTCTATCCTGCTGATGAAACTCCTGGTTGCACCAAACAG GCATGTGCCTTCAGGGACTCTTacgaaaaattcaagaaagcaGGGGCTGCAGTTGTTGGAATTAGTGGTGATGATGCTGAATCCCACAAG GCCTTTGCAAAGAAGTACAAACTCCCATTTACATTGTTGTGTGATGAACGCAACAAAGTTAGGAAAGAGTGGGGAATCCCGGGAGACCTTTTTGGTACATTGCCTGGAAGACAGACTTATGTGCTTGACAAGAATGGAGTGGTTCAACTCATATATAACAACCAGTTCCAACCTGAAAAGCATATTGATGAGACATTGAAGTTACTTCAAAGTCTTTAA
- the LOC129892598 gene encoding probable flavin-containing monooxygenase 1, translating to MAIIRSKIGIIGGGISGIAAAKQLANYEPIVFEATDCIGGVWKHCSYRSTKLQTPRCDYEFSDFPWTQRDNTNFPTYQEILDYLYSYAKHFDVLKFVNFNSKVVEIKFVGDREMNYFDGTINGEYGSLLTSKPVWEVAVRNNQSETLQWYAFEFVVMCTGKYGDIPNIPNFPHKKGPEVFKGKVLHTLDYAKLDQEASTRLMKGKKVVVVGYKKSAIDLAVECAEANQGPEGQSCTMVVRTLHWTVPHYSIWGLPFYLFYSTRSSQFLHERPNQGLFRTLLCHILSPMRRAASKLIESYLEWKLPLDKYGLKPEHPFEEDYASCQMAILPDNFFTEADKGKIMFKRTSKWCFWEGGVEFEDNTKLEADVVILATGFDGKKKIKAILPDPFRSLVEFPSGMIPLYRGTIHPLIPNMAFVGYLESVSNLHSAEIRCIWLSRLVDDLFKLPSVEKMLEQITQEMEIMKRTTRFYKRNCISTFSINHSDEICQEMGWQFWRKTNWLAEAFSPYNSQDYAEEK from the exons ATGGCTATTATCCGTTCAAAAATTGGAATAATTGGTGGCGGAATAAGTGGCATAGCAGCTGCTAAACAGCTAGCTAACTATGAGCCAATTGTGTTCGAGGCGACGGACTGTATAGGAGGGGTGTGGAAACATTGTTCTTATAGGTCCACTAAATTGCAAACCCCTCGATGTGACTATGAGTTCTCTGATTTCCCATGGACTCAGAGGGATAATACCAATTTCCCTACTTATCAGGAAATATTAGACTACTTATACTCTTATGCGAAACACTTTGATGTCTTGAAATTTGTTAACTTCAACTCTAAGGTTGTGGAAATCAAGTTCGTAGGTGATCGAGAAATGAATTATTTTGATGGTACCATAAATGGTGAATATGGAAGTTTGTTGACTAGTAAGCCAGTCTGGGAAGTTGCTGTTCGAAACAATCAATCTGAAACCCTACAG TGGTATGcgtttgagtttgtggtgatgtgCACTGGTAAATACGGAGATATCCCAAATATACCAAATTTCCCACATAAAAAAGGGCCAGAAGTGTTCAAGGGTAAAGTCCTTCATACGCTTGATTACGCTAAACTTGACCAAGAAGCCTCTACTAGACTTATGAAAGGGAAGAAAGTTGTGGTCGTAGGCTATAAAAAATCAGCTATTGATCTTGCTGTTGAATGTGCTGAAGCAAATCAAG GACCTGAAGGGCAATCCTGTACAATGGTAGTAAGGACTTTGCATTGGACAGTTCCACACTACTCTATTTGGGGTTTGCCATTTTACTTGTTCTATTCAACTAGATCTTCTCAGTTTCTCCATGAAAGACCAAATCAAGGCCTGTTTAGGACCCTGCTTTGCCACATACTTTCTCCCATG AGAAGAGCAGCTTCCAAGTTAATTGAGTCATATTTGGAATGGAAACTTCCACTAGACAAGTATGGACTGAAACCAGAACACCCTTTTGAGGAAGATTATGCATCATGTCAGATGGCTATCTTGCCTGACAATTTCTTCACTGAGGCTGATAAAGGTAAAATCATGTTCAAAAGGACATCAAAGTGGTGCTTCTGGGAAGGAGGAGTTGAATTTGAGGACAACACCAAGTTGGAAGCTGATGTTGTCATACTTGCAACTGGTTTTGATGGGAAGAAAAAGATCAAAGCCATATTGCCAGATCCCTTTCGCAGTCTGGTAGAGTTCCCCTCGGGCATGATACCCTTGTACAG GGGTACAATCCACCCATTGATTCCAAATATGGCTTTCGTGGGTTATCTTGAAAGTGTTTCAAACCTGCACTCAGCTGAGATACGTTGCATATGGCTCTCACGACTTGTAGATGATCTATTTAAGCTTCCATCTGTTGAGAAAATGCTTGAACAGATTACACAGGAGATGGAGATTATGAAGAGGACGACAAGATTCTACAAGAGAAATTGCATTTCCACTTTCAGTATCAACCATAGTGATGAAATCTGCCAAGAGATGGGATGGCAATTTTGGAGGAAGACAAACTGGTTGGCTGAAGCCTTTAGCCCCTACAACAGCCAAGACTATGCAGAGGAGAAGTAG